From the genome of Salvia splendens isolate huo1 chromosome 7, SspV2, whole genome shotgun sequence:
atttcttaaaactcgtgtcggatCAAATTGTGATAAATTATTAGGGACAGATCAAATtgtgacaaattattagggacAGAGGGAGCACGTAAGATGACGtacataaaaataatgaaattcgAAATTGAAAAGCAATGGAAAGTGAAGGTGGTTAGTTTGTTCGAAGGATTGCGTAATCAAGTAGCAACAAGAGTTTCCTCCATCTCTAAGCTATCACCAGCAAAAACCCGGTTCAAAATCATGGCTAACCGGACTCCTCCTTGAGCTATCCGCTTCATAACAATGGGCAATCTCGAGTTGAAGTAATCATCTGTCAACACAAAGAAAAGATAAATGGAGTGAACAGATCAAGACATGTTTCGGTATCATCATCAGGGCTCGTTTGAGTCGAAAAATGGTCCTCCGTACCTGAAAGAGTGTCCCCTGACTCAACACCTTTGTATCCCCATTTGCAAGCCGTATCCATACTCTCAGCAGCATACCTGCAAATACATGATAATGAACACCAACTACCTTCGTAATAAATGTTTGTTTTCATCCACGTCGATAGTTTCTTGCATTTCTTGATGCAGATACTCACTTGTTCACACAAGAAGATATGTGACTACATTCTCTCCATGAGGCAAGATCGCTGGACCAGATTCCCTGTTTGCAACAATGGATGTGGCATGACGAATCAGACTATAGAAAGGATCATTTTGCAAGTAATACCGTTTTGATCATACATGAATGACGTTAAAAGTTATTTACGTTTGCATAAGCTTTGCAGGTTAGTTTGTTTTAGGCAAAGGATGTTAGCTAGCTTACTTCAGTAAAGTTTCCTTGAATGTCTTGCTGGAGGAGGTTGATGTCCTTTCCATAGTAATTTGCGGCGGCTGTAAGAATTATCTCTCTATCCCACACCTAATTGGGGAAGGCatcaatgccgtcatgctcaCACAATTTGAAACATGAAATCAAGTACACAAGAAAATTGATGTTTCTAAAGCGATAAACTAATCTTGATCTTAACAAGAGTTCATATTAGCTTTCTAAACCTATATTTTCTACATATAGAATCATCTAAAGTGGTTGCTGTTAACCTCATCTATATATATGCTCATGTAAATGTATCATACTTATCAAGAAAATAGCTAAAAAAGATGATAGGTAGTAGCATTTTATAAGCCAACACTCACATGGTGCAGATTCGACTTGTTCCAGAACCAGCGCAACTCCACAGTGTTTCCACCTCCGTCGCTTGTGAACCCAACATGCATTGGCTAACAAAGGCGAAACCACAATAATCGACAATAACAGTGAAACCAAAATTCATGCAGGTTAGTGCTTGTTTTGGTTACCTGATGGATGTCTCCCATGAAATGTGCTAAAAACAATAATGCTTCTGTCATGTTATCTGGGAAAcataaataaagaaagaaattcCTTAAGCATGCTTAACATAATCGTTTTAAGCAAAGGTGAGGATATGATAGATGAGGCAATTCATGGTAATGGGATGATTGATCTCTTACAGCGTCGATCAGAGGTCCCATGATGGTAATGTGAGAGTTGATTGGTGAAGTTCCGGATGGCACCTGCGACGCACATATCCTTCACACCCTTTGGGTCATGGCAGTCCCCTATGTTCATCCGTCAATACCAGATACCAtaacaatcaacaaaaaaataaggGTGTGTTCTCTTAGATAGAAAATGGTGGAATACATATAGTTCCCTTCCTTTTCCTCGCTTCACATGATCTCCAGGATAGATACTTTTCAAGGTCATGATGGAAAATTTTCCAGGCAGCCCTTTTTCCCTCTTTTTCACACTCCAATTCATGATAATATTATCATAGGGATGTTGGTGTGATAATCTTTTCCCTCCTTTCCCACCTTTGCTTATCCCTCTTTTGTCCATGATAAATTTACAAGAAAAGACAACACACcctaaaagtgatgatgatCATATTAACTTACTCTGATATTTAAAATTGCAGGCTCGGTCTGGTGTGTCAATGAAGTGAAGAGGGCTTGTCCATCGGTACCTATACCAGTGTCTTACTTGGTCTGGCCAAACACACAGCACCGACAAATCGCCATTCACGTAGTCTGGAAGCAGCATTTGAACTGCGTGATGCGCTTCCGGTTCCAGCAAGTCCTGTCTTACATAGGAATGTATAACTGTGAAATTTCCTAGAGAATTTGAGAAAGAGAGGACCAAACAAGAAAGCACGCAATGATACAAAAGTGATCTCCATCACAAGAAAAAAAAGGTCACGGGATATTATttatccccccccccccttgaataaatataatcacaaaaatgaaaatggttGCAGTCAGCAAATTTCTGATTATATTGATACCTGAGCAATTTTGCAAGTCATGACATGACCCTCCTTGCTCCATGCTTGAACACCAGGTTTGTGAACAACAACACAAGTAAGAAAAACAATGAAAGATGCAGAAATTCCTCTTAAAAATGGCATTTTGGAATTCAAAAAAGGATATTGTGACCCACCAAGATTACAAGCTAGTTCTGCATtagcatatatatacataaactattgATAGTTTACAATGCGTACAAGCTAAATACTGTTCATCTTTCATGTGTCTTATAAGTTGCTTTTACACAAAAGCAACATACAGAGGCAAATTCCAGATTAGCAGAAGCAATAGCTACATAATTTAGAGTACATTTCTTAGCAGAGCAGCAATGTTGACTTCCAAGATAGCCAACTACTTAATTTGGCAACTTAAGTCTTGGTGTGGGGAAATTGTACAAGCCATGAGGAGTGGCACAAATAGATGCCCCTCTCGAGATTTATCATAGAGTTCATCTAGATCTCCTCAACCTATATTATTCTACTGCAATTGACTTATTTTTGGAGAAGATCCTGTTGAGAAGAGTTGCCAATCGGACCCCACCTTGGGCCAGTCTAGACTCAACTACAGGCCACCGAGAGTAGAAGTAATCATCTgcatagaaagaaagaaagaaagaagtaAAAATGAGTAAATAACATGAAAAGATAAAATAGAGAATATGATTATCCGAAAATGGCAACTCTAAGTTGAAACAGGATTGCAACATTAATCATTTTACCTTCTAAGGTGCTTCCAGGAGTGGCATTTCTGTAAGCATATTTACAAGCTAAAGAGATGCTTTCAGAAGCATACCTGGGGAGAGATATGCACAGATAAGAGTATAATCAAGAAGTAAATCATATACATATATGCTTAAACTGAACGTCTAAAAAAATCTTGTTGTGAATGGAGATTGGGATGAGATTGTGAAAGAAGAGTGAAGAGTACAAACGTACAGATCTGGACATACTGCACCCTTGCAATTCTCCTTAGATACATCATCAACCATGGCAGCCTACAATACATGCAGTTAAATGAGAACTATAAAAGGAGGGCAGATAGAATCTCCCAAATACTAC
Proteins encoded in this window:
- the LOC121811385 gene encoding endonuclease 1-like isoform X2, giving the protein MYIYANAELACNLAWSKEGHVMTCKIAQDLLEPEAHHAVQMLLPDYVNGDLSVLCVWPDQVRHWYRYRWTSPLHFIDTPDRACNFKYQRDCHDPKGVKDMCVAGAIRNFTNQLSHYHHGTSDRRYNMTEALLFLAHFMGDIHQPMHVGFTSDGGGNTVELRWFWNKSNLHHVWDREIILTAAANYYGKDINLLQQDIQGNFTEGIWSSDLASWRECSHISSCVNKYAAESMDTACKWGYKGVESGDTLSDDYFNSRLPIVMKRIAQGGVRLAMILNRVFAGDSLEMEETLVAT
- the LOC121811385 gene encoding endonuclease 1-like isoform X1, whose translation is MYIYANAELACNLGGSQYPFLNSKMPFLRGISASFIVFLTCVVVHKPGVQAWSKEGHVMTCKIAQDLLEPEAHHAVQMLLPDYVNGDLSVLCVWPDQVRHWYRYRWTSPLHFIDTPDRACNFKYQRDCHDPKGVKDMCVAGAIRNFTNQLSHYHHGTSDRRYNMTEALLFLAHFMGDIHQPMHVGFTSDGGGNTVELRWFWNKSNLHHVWDREIILTAAANYYGKDINLLQQDIQGNFTEGIWSSDLASWRECSHISSCVNKYAAESMDTACKWGYKGVESGDTLSDDYFNSRLPIVMKRIAQGGVRLAMILNRVFAGDSLEMEETLVAT
- the LOC121811385 gene encoding endonuclease 1-like isoform X3, producing MLLPDYVNGDLSVLCVWPDQVRHWYRYRWTSPLHFIDTPDRACNFKYQRDCHDPKGVKDMCVAGAIRNFTNQLSHYHHGTSDRRYNMTEALLFLAHFMGDIHQPMHVGFTSDGGGNTVELRWFWNKSNLHHVWDREIILTAAANYYGKDINLLQQDIQGNFTEGIWSSDLASWRECSHISSCVNKYAAESMDTACKWGYKGVESGDTLSDDYFNSRLPIVMKRIAQGGVRLAMILNRVFAGDSLEMEETLVAT